A region of the Myxococcus stipitatus DSM 14675 genome:
TGGAGTTCTGTAGACAGGCCGAGGACACGCGAGCGACTCGTACCAGAACTCACGCATGTCCGTGGGGCAGTAGAAGTAGCCCATGCCACAGATACGGGCTTCCTCGGTTCCCAAATCCTGGCTGCCATTCTCCGAAACGTCCTCGGCGGGACCACACGCCACCAGGCCCAGCGCGGCGAAAACACCCATCAGCATTCGACGCATTTGCACGATTCACTCCATGAGTTGTTCATTGAGTGCTCCACCCCAGACAGCGGGCATTTCCTATACGTCGTGCGCTCGAATCCCTGCCATCACCCATTCACTTCCACCCCCACCGCCCTTCTCCACTCCACGCGACAGTCATTGCGTGAATGAACCAACACACGTGTGCAGTGAATTGCGCAACTGGCGGCCCATGATGAGACCGGGGCACACGAGGCGCGGTCACTGAATCACGGCCTCAGGAGTCCTGCGGCCCGGGATCGGGGCTCCCCTTTTGCCGAGTCCGCCAGCGGCGACACCTTCGCGTCCAGGAGCTGAGCCACGGGGGGGTGGCCCCGCCGAGCCAGGCCTGGGACCGGGCGCGGGCGCCCATTCGACCTCTCGTGGGCATCTCGCTGGAATGTGGACTTGCGTCGGCCGGAGAGTTCAGCTACTTGTCGCCTCGCCGGAGCAGTCTTGCGGGATTAGCTCAGCTGGATAGAGCGTTGGCCTCCGGAGCCAAAGGCCACAGGTTCGAATCCTGTATCCCGCGCAGTGGAAGTGCCCGGGATTGTTGGAGAAATTCAACAATCCCGGGCACCAACCCTCGCCCCGGAAGCCCCTGCCCACACCGAGCGTTCGAGGAGCGTCCTCCCTCGCACCAGTCCCCTCACCTGGACCGAGACCGGGCGAGCAGCTCCTGGCCTCGATGCGGTCCCCCTCGCCCGACGACCTGGTTGTTGTGACGGAGGGTTACTCCGACGGAACACGCGCCTGCGACGTCTTCGCGGGGACATAGCACCCGTCATCGTGGACGTAGCCGACGGAGCCGCACTCCCTGAGCCACAGCTCCACCTTCACCCAGCACCCGCCATTCACCGCGAGCGCTGGAGAGGTGCATGGGGGCGTGTCCTGGCCTGGGAGCGGCTTCGAGGGGATTGCGAACCCGAGGAGTCCGCCCGGCTGAAGTCCCTGGTCGTCGTTCTCCCAATCCTCCATCACCTGGCGCATGGCGGCGACTGCCATCACAAGGCCAGCGACGGAGAGCAGTGCCGCGAGGACAATCATGACCTTCTTCAAGGGCACCTCCGCAGGAAGGTTGGGACCATAGCCCTGCTGACCGTCGAGTGCCTCTCTGGCCGCGGGCAATGGCTGACGGAAACCCCTGGGCCGCGAGACCGCAGAGTCTGTCGTGCACCCCTGCCCCAACGACGACGGCCCATCCACGTGCAGTAGAGTCCTGAGCCCGTCCCCAACCCCTGTCCCGAAGCCTCCGGCGAGCGAGTTCGTGGCGAAGGCCGCAGGTCGCGAGACGGTGGTGAACTCCCCACCAACGGGCGGGAAGGCGACAATGCCAACGGGCAGCAAGCCGGGCGGGGCCTACAACACGAGGCCCATGGACAAGGGCCCCTCGCTCCAGACGATGGCCACCGAAGCCCTGGCCAACATCGAGCGATATGCCGAGCTTGGAGCGGCTGTCTCCGAGAAGGTAGCGCTGCTCAACTTCAAGAACAGCCTCCAGCATGCCCAGGACTCCACCCTCACCAAGGTGGGCGAGACGATTTCCTCTTCGGCACGGGACTCGTCCCCCTGAGTGGCTCGCTAGGGACTCCTACCGCCTCGGCGTTCGTGCTCCGGGCACAGGCACCTGGTGGAGCAAGGATTCAAGGCGAGCGAGCCTGACTCGTGCGGAGGGGGCGACACCACCTACATTACATCCCGACCTGAGGCCCCGCCAAGCGTCCATCCGAGCGCGCGACCCATCGTCTCTCGTGGTCGTCACGCAGTACCTTCGCCGACTGACTCCCGCCAGGCTGGCAGCTCGCACCATGCGAACCACTCTCTTCATTCCCACTCGCACCCGGTGCTCCGCAGCCAACTCCGCTCGCACACGGGGCGCGCCGTACGTCCCGTCCGACATCCGATGGATGCCTCGAATACTCTCGGTCAATCGCGCGTCCGCCAGGGCCCTTTTTGAGGCAGGCCGCCCCTTCTATGCGAAGTAGCCCACCTCGGTCACACCCAACACCCGACACATGGTCGCCACCGCATGCTCGGCCTAGTTCTCGCTCACGAATCGGAACGCGTCTTGGGCGTCCCGACGCCTTCCTGAGCGAACCAGGCCGCGGCTTCTGAGAGGATGTCGCGCTCCTCCTTCAGCACCTTCACTTCTCTCCGAAGCTGCGCCAACTCCTGCTTCTCGTCCGTCGTCCCCCCCTGGCTGACGCCCTCGTCTATCTCTCCCTGGCGCACCCAGTTGCGCACCGTGGTGTCGGTCACCTGGAACTCCTCGGCCAGGCTTCTCGCCGTTCTCCCTGCCTTCACCAGCTCGACAACCCTGGCTCGGAACTCCGGCAGGTATGAGGGCTTCGGTTTCGGCATCGTTGAGTCCTTCGTCCACAGTTGAACGGACTCAACGAAACCGACGCAACACCAGTTACGGACTGGTCGGTCTCGTGTGTGAGGGGCGTCGCAGCGGCGCCCTCATCGCGAGACGTCAGGGGACAGGCTGCGCATGGCGGGCGCGCAACTCTTCTTGAAGCTTCTGAACCTCTGCGGCGAGCCGTGCTGATTCGCCCTTCGCATCTTCGATCTCGGCCTTGAGATGGATGTTCTCTCGCTTCAGGCCGAGTGGGTCCCGGGCCGTAAGGAAGAAGGCCGAGAAAGAGAGGGCGAGCACCATGGCGGACATCTGGAGGTAAATGGTGCGGCGGCTCGTCGCTGCATTGTTGACTGCAGCGACGTAGTCCAGGAACGGTTTCTTCGCCTCGTCCTCCTTCTTTGTCCAATGTTCGATGGACTCGACGGTGGTCTCAGCGATGCGCTTCAGTTCCCCAAGTGCGAGTTCAAACGGAGTGAGGATGATGGCCCATTCCTGATCTTGAGAGATGCGCTTGCCACTCACCTTGTCCACTGCGCTGAACGTCATCTTGGATTTGTAGCGAAACAAGATGTTTTCAGAATTCATTACGACATCCGAGAGGTATCTGATCTCATTGAAGAAACGATACATCTCCCGCAGACTAGAGACGTTCTGATGATCGTCCAGCAGCTTGGTCAAGGGCGTGACAAAAGCCTCATCTATCTGC
Encoded here:
- a CDS encoding transposase, translated to MTESIRGIHRMSDGTYGAPRVRAELAAEHRVRVGMKRVVRMVRAASLAGVSRRRYCVTTTRDDGSRARMDAWRGLRSGCNVGGVAPSARVRLARLESLLHQVPVPGARTPRR
- a CDS encoding transposase produces the protein MPKPKPSYLPEFRARVVELVKAGRTARSLAEEFQVTDTTVRNWVRQGEIDEGVSQGGTTDEKQELAQLRREVKVLKEERDILSEAAAWFAQEGVGTPKTRSDS